One window of the Peptacetobacter hiranonis genome contains the following:
- a CDS encoding flavodoxin family protein, whose protein sequence is MTKDILIINASPRKDKNCFNISRDISKILEREGVSYALLDIYEMDIDYCNACGYCEHKKGCRIKDDMTELYEMFDKSRGTVVISPVYFNSVPAKMKTVVDRTQAVYSSKFVLGDSMIDRGRKRAGMYLAVGGSKPYEDQFDGGDIVMDFFFKSINSRSIKNIRIPDSDEVSYVESEELVECIKKSTEEYAAHIKEIMSE, encoded by the coding sequence ATGACAAAGGATATTTTAATAATAAATGCTAGTCCTAGAAAGGACAAAAATTGCTTTAATATATCTAGGGATATTTCGAAAATTTTAGAAAGAGAGGGCGTATCTTACGCCCTTTTAGATATTTACGAAATGGATATAGATTATTGTAATGCATGTGGATACTGCGAGCACAAGAAAGGATGCAGAATAAAGGACGATATGACAGAGCTTTATGAGATGTTTGATAAGAGTAGGGGTACTGTTGTTATAAGTCCAGTGTATTTTAATTCTGTACCAGCAAAGATGAAGACTGTTGTCGATAGAACACAGGCAGTTTATTCTAGTAAGTTTGTGCTTGGAGATTCTATGATTGATAGAGGAAGAAAAAGAGCTGGTATGTACCTAGCTGTAGGTGGTTCCAAACCATATGAGGATCAGTTTGATGGCGGTGATATAGTTATGGACTTTTTCTTTAAGAGTATAAATTCAAGAAGTATTAAAAATATAAGAATTCCAGATAGCGATGAGGTTAGTTATGTGGAAAGTGAAGAACTTGTGGAGTGTATAAAAAAATCTACAGAAGAATATGCAGCACATATTAAAGAGATAATGAGCGAATAA
- the aroB gene encoding 3-dehydroquinate synthase, with the protein MKLITTGNNLCRIMVSDEYTELANILYELVERDQKYDKVVIVTDENVEVNLYDDFVKSIFSITNSKKFSKVCIKPGEESKCLETFNELISKFIDFGMSRKSLVIAFGGGVVGDLAGFAAATYMRGIDYIQVPTTILSQVDSAIGGKTGIDVGVYKNMIGAFKQPLFTYINTETLKTLPSDELKSGFGEIIKYAAIMDDDGEFEKFLYDNSVEVKCLDNEKIIKAIMKCAEFKARIVKADEKETGLRKILNFGHTFGHAMEMEYSLKHGEAVAIGMKIAFRVALAKGYIKKDYYDKFVELIDKYDFEFDFGKIDVERLVEIIKKDKKNSFGDISVILPDASSCVGIFKMSSDDIEAILKKEFNFM; encoded by the coding sequence ATGAAGCTAATTACTACTGGAAATAATCTATGTAGAATAATGGTATCTGATGAATATACAGAGCTTGCAAATATTTTGTATGAATTAGTAGAAAGAGATCAAAAATACGATAAAGTTGTTATTGTAACAGATGAAAATGTAGAGGTTAATCTATATGACGATTTTGTAAAATCGATTTTTTCTATAACAAATAGTAAAAAATTTTCAAAAGTATGTATAAAACCAGGAGAAGAGTCGAAGTGTTTAGAAACTTTTAATGAGCTTATATCAAAGTTTATAGATTTTGGAATGAGTAGAAAGTCACTTGTTATAGCATTTGGCGGAGGTGTGGTTGGAGATTTAGCAGGTTTTGCAGCAGCTACATATATGAGAGGTATAGATTATATACAGGTTCCAACGACTATATTATCACAGGTTGATTCTGCTATAGGTGGGAAAACAGGGATAGATGTAGGTGTTTATAAGAATATGATTGGAGCATTTAAACAGCCTTTATTTACATATATAAACACAGAAACGTTAAAAACTCTTCCAAGTGATGAGCTAAAAAGCGGATTTGGAGAGATTATAAAATATGCGGCTATAATGGACGATGACGGAGAATTTGAAAAATTCTTGTACGATAATTCAGTTGAAGTAAAATGTCTGGATAATGAAAAAATTATAAAAGCTATTATGAAATGCGCTGAGTTTAAGGCGAGAATTGTAAAAGCAGATGAGAAAGAAACTGGTTTAAGAAAAATTCTTAATTTTGGGCATACATTTGGACATGCAATGGAGATGGAGTATAGCTTAAAACATGGTGAAGCTGTTGCTATTGGAATGAAAATAGCGTTTAGGGTAGCACTTGCAAAAGGGTATATAAAGAAAGATTATTACGATAAATTTGTAGAGCTTATAGATAAATACGATTTTGAGTTTGATTTTGGAAAAATAGATGTAGAAAGACTGGTTGAAATTATTAAAAAAGACAAGAAAAATAGCTTTGGAGATATTTCAGTTATACTTCCAGATGCAAGTTCATGCGTTGGAATTTTCAAAATGAGTTCTGATGATATTGAAGCTATATTGAAAAAAGAATTTAACTTTATGTAG
- the pduL gene encoding phosphate propanoyltransferase, whose product MKLPIALSNKHIHLSQEHIDALFGEGHELVKFKDLSQPGQYACEEKVDLVGPKGKLTVRVLGPARPETQVEVSLADCFPLGVKAPIRESGDIEGTPGLKLVGPAGEVELEKGVIVASRHIHMSNEDAAKFGVKDKDIVKVRTEGPRGLIFENVLVRAKDSFNLEMHVDMEEGNAAGVKNGDLVELIAE is encoded by the coding sequence ATGAAATTACCAATAGCTTTATCAAACAAACACATACACTTATCACAGGAACACATAGACGCTTTATTTGGCGAAGGTCACGAATTAGTTAAATTCAAAGATCTTTCTCAGCCAGGTCAGTATGCTTGTGAAGAAAAAGTAGACTTAGTTGGACCAAAAGGAAAATTAACAGTTAGAGTATTAGGACCAGCTAGACCAGAAACTCAGGTAGAAGTATCTTTAGCTGACTGCTTCCCTCTAGGAGTAAAAGCTCCAATAAGAGAATCAGGAGATATAGAAGGTACTCCAGGACTTAAACTTGTTGGACCAGCAGGTGAAGTTGAATTAGAAAAAGGTGTTATAGTTGCTTCAAGACATATACATATGAGCAATGAAGACGCTGCAAAATTCGGAGTTAAAGACAAAGATATAGTAAAAGTTAGAACAGAAGGACCAAGAGGTCTTATATTCGAAAATGTATTAGTTAGAGCTAAAGACAGCTTCAACTTAGAAATGCATGTTGACATGGAAGAAGGAAATGCAGCAGGCGTTAAAAATGGAGATTTAGTAGAATTAATAGCTGAATAA
- the nifJ gene encoding pyruvate:ferredoxin (flavodoxin) oxidoreductase, whose protein sequence is MAKFMKTVDGNTAAAHVAYAFTDVAAIYPITPSSTMAELVDEWASQGRKNVFGQKVNVVEMQSEAGAAGAFHGSLQAGALTSTFTASQGLLLMIPNMYKVAGELLPGVFHVSARALASQALSIFGDHQDVMAARQTGCCLLASGSVQEVADIAPVAHLAAIEGSLPFVHFFDGFRTSHEIQKVELMENEEYASLLNFDAVQKFRDKALSPNHPVTRGTAQNPDIYFQTREVSNTYYNDMVGIVEKYMHKVSELTGRKHDLFDYYGAEDAKYVVVAMGSVTEALEETIDRLNAEGWKVGCVKVHLYRPFSTEHFLKAMPSTVERICVLDRTKEPGATGDPLYLDVRDIYYGKENAPLIVGGRYGLGSKDTTPAQLKAVYDNLAAECPRNQFTIGIVDDVTNTSLPEAEDFRIASKGTVRCKFWGLGSDGTVGANKQAIKIIGDNTDKYAQAYFDYDSKKSGGITMSHLRFGDTPIRSTYLIDEADYIACHNQSYVYQYDLLKGLKKGGTFVLNTIWDQEGIEANLPASMKQYIAKNDIQFYTVNAVELGKEIGLGSRINMIMQAAFFKLAEIIPVDEAVEHLKESIVKTYGKKGQKILDMNFKAVDAGINALVKVEVPEAWKTAVDAPKEEACEPEFIKNILRPMTAQKGNDLPVSAFKELPDGTFPCGTAAYEKRGIAVDVPEWKLDNCIQCNQCSFVCPHACIRPVLVTEEELANAPEAFKAKKAIGKGFDGLQYRMQVSTLDCTGCGNCADICPAPNKALEMMPLATQEEQIENWNFAVDTTKVAPKGDLMNVNTVKGSQFRQPLIEFSGACAGCGETPYIKVITQLFGDRMQIANATGCSSIWGGSAPSTPYTCNHEGKGPSWANSLFEDNAEYGFGMFIAVKQMRAKLEEDIKVLAEKAHDENSKAVLNNWLETKEDGVANKEASAKVAELVNGLHESCMNDPEIAAAVKDIKEREDYLAKRSQWILGGDGWAYDIGYGGLDHVLAQGEDVNVLVFDTEVYSNTGGQASKATPVAAMAKFAAAGKRSKKKDLGMMAMSYGNVYVAQVAIGADKNQFMKAITEAEAHHGPSLIICYAPCINHGLREGMGRSIANEKQAVDCGYWHLYRFNPELKAEGKNPFSLDSKEPTESFRDFLMKQTRYAAIAKQFPEQAEELFTMAEENAKERYESYKRLV, encoded by the coding sequence ATGGCAAAATTTATGAAAACTGTTGATGGGAATACAGCCGCAGCTCATGTTGCTTATGCATTTACAGATGTAGCAGCTATATACCCAATAACACCATCTTCAACTATGGCAGAATTAGTTGATGAATGGGCTTCTCAGGGAAGAAAAAACGTATTTGGACAGAAAGTTAATGTTGTAGAAATGCAGTCAGAAGCTGGTGCTGCTGGTGCATTCCACGGTTCTTTACAGGCTGGTGCATTAACATCTACATTTACAGCATCTCAGGGATTATTACTTATGATACCTAATATGTATAAAGTAGCAGGGGAATTACTTCCAGGTGTATTCCACGTTTCTGCAAGAGCTTTAGCATCTCAGGCATTATCAATATTCGGTGACCATCAGGACGTTATGGCAGCTAGACAGACTGGATGTTGCTTATTAGCTTCAGGTTCAGTTCAGGAAGTTGCAGATATAGCTCCAGTTGCTCACTTAGCAGCAATAGAAGGAAGTCTTCCATTCGTTCATTTCTTCGATGGATTCAGAACTTCTCACGAAATACAGAAAGTTGAATTAATGGAAAATGAAGAATACGCTTCATTATTAAACTTCGACGCTGTTCAGAAATTCAGAGACAAAGCTTTATCTCCTAACCACCCAGTTACAAGAGGTACTGCTCAGAACCCTGATATATACTTCCAGACAAGAGAAGTATCAAACACTTACTACAATGATATGGTTGGCATAGTTGAAAAATACATGCACAAAGTAAGTGAATTAACAGGAAGAAAACATGACTTATTCGATTACTACGGAGCAGAAGATGCTAAATATGTAGTAGTTGCTATGGGTTCAGTTACAGAAGCATTAGAAGAAACTATAGATAGATTAAACGCTGAAGGTTGGAAAGTTGGATGCGTTAAAGTTCACTTATACAGACCATTCTCTACAGAACATTTCTTAAAAGCAATGCCTTCTACAGTAGAAAGAATATGTGTATTAGACAGAACTAAAGAACCAGGTGCAACTGGTGATCCTCTATACTTAGACGTTAGAGATATATACTACGGAAAAGAAAATGCTCCTCTAATAGTAGGAGGAAGATACGGATTAGGATCTAAAGATACTACTCCAGCTCAGTTAAAAGCTGTTTACGACAACTTAGCTGCTGAATGTCCAAGAAATCAGTTTACAATAGGTATAGTTGATGACGTTACTAACACATCATTACCAGAAGCTGAAGACTTCAGAATAGCATCTAAAGGTACTGTAAGATGTAAATTCTGGGGACTTGGATCAGATGGTACTGTTGGTGCAAACAAACAGGCTATAAAAATAATCGGTGATAACACTGACAAATACGCTCAGGCTTACTTCGATTACGACTCTAAAAAATCTGGTGGTATAACTATGTCTCACTTAAGATTTGGTGATACTCCAATCAGATCAACTTACTTAATAGATGAAGCTGACTACATAGCTTGTCACAACCAGTCTTATGTATATCAGTATGATTTATTAAAAGGACTTAAAAAAGGTGGTACATTCGTACTTAATACTATATGGGATCAGGAAGGTATAGAAGCTAACCTACCTGCATCAATGAAACAGTATATAGCTAAAAACGACATACAGTTCTACACAGTTAATGCTGTTGAATTAGGTAAAGAAATAGGATTAGGAAGCAGAATAAATATGATAATGCAGGCTGCTTTCTTCAAACTAGCTGAAATAATACCAGTAGACGAAGCTGTTGAACACTTAAAAGAATCAATAGTTAAAACTTACGGTAAAAAAGGTCAGAAAATATTAGACATGAACTTCAAAGCTGTTGACGCAGGTATAAACGCATTAGTTAAAGTAGAAGTTCCAGAAGCTTGGAAAACTGCTGTTGATGCACCAAAAGAAGAAGCTTGCGAACCAGAATTCATCAAAAATATATTAAGACCTATGACTGCTCAGAAAGGTAATGACCTACCTGTAAGTGCATTCAAAGAATTACCAGACGGAACATTCCCATGTGGTACAGCTGCTTACGAAAAACGTGGTATAGCAGTAGACGTTCCAGAATGGAAATTAGACAATTGTATACAGTGTAACCAGTGTTCATTCGTATGTCCACACGCTTGTATAAGACCAGTACTTGTTACTGAAGAAGAATTAGCAAATGCTCCAGAAGCATTCAAAGCTAAAAAAGCTATAGGTAAAGGATTCGATGGATTACAGTACAGAATGCAGGTATCTACTCTTGACTGTACAGGATGTGGAAACTGTGCTGACATATGTCCAGCTCCTAACAAAGCATTAGAAATGATGCCTCTAGCTACTCAGGAAGAACAGATAGAAAACTGGAACTTCGCTGTGGATACAACTAAAGTTGCTCCAAAAGGCGATTTAATGAACGTAAATACAGTTAAAGGTTCTCAGTTCAGACAGCCATTAATAGAATTCTCAGGTGCTTGTGCTGGATGTGGAGAAACTCCATACATAAAAGTTATAACTCAGTTATTTGGAGATAGAATGCAGATAGCAAATGCTACAGGATGTTCTTCTATATGGGGAGGATCTGCACCATCAACTCCTTATACTTGCAACCATGAAGGTAAAGGTCCATCTTGGGCAAACTCATTATTCGAAGACAATGCTGAATACGGATTTGGTATGTTCATAGCTGTTAAACAGATGAGAGCTAAATTAGAAGAAGACATAAAAGTTTTAGCTGAAAAAGCTCATGATGAAAACTCGAAAGCAGTTCTTAACAACTGGTTAGAAACTAAAGAAGACGGTGTTGCTAATAAAGAAGCTTCTGCAAAAGTAGCTGAATTAGTTAACGGATTACATGAATCTTGCATGAATGATCCTGAAATAGCAGCAGCTGTTAAAGATATAAAAGAAAGAGAAGACTACTTAGCTAAGAGATCTCAGTGGATACTTGGTGGAGACGGTTGGGCTTACGACATCGGTTACGGTGGATTAGACCACGTTCTTGCTCAGGGTGAAGATGTTAACGTATTAGTATTCGATACAGAAGTTTACTCTAATACAGGTGGACAGGCTTCTAAAGCTACTCCAGTAGCAGCAATGGCTAAATTCGCAGCAGCTGGTAAGAGATCTAAGAAAAAAGACCTTGGTATGATGGCTATGTCTTACGGAAATGTTTACGTAGCTCAGGTTGCTATAGGTGCTGATAAGAACCAGTTCATGAAAGCTATAACTGAAGCAGAAGCTCATCATGGTCCATCTCTAATCATATGCTACGCTCCATGTATAAACCATGGTTTAAGAGAAGGTATGGGAAGAAGTATAGCTAACGAAAAACAGGCAGTTGACTGTGGATACTGGCATTTATACAGATTCAACCCAGAATTAAAAGCTGAAGGTAAGAATCCATTCTCATTAGACTCTAAAGAACCAACAGAAAGCTTCAGAGACTTCTTAATGAAACAGACAAGATACGCAGCAATAGCTAAACAGTTCCCAGAACAGGCTGAAGAACTATTCACTATGGCTGAAGAAAATGCAAAAGAAAGATACGAATCATACAAAAGATTAGTATAA
- a CDS encoding UDP-N-acetylmuramoyl-L-alanyl-D-glutamate--2,6-diaminopimelate ligase translates to MKLNHILEGIEVLSVVGNEDVEVLNVEYDSRKVEEGTLFICIKGFVSDGHRYIDSAYEKGARVFLIQDDVDFKEDCTYVKVEDTRKTMAKVAANFCEHPADKFDVIGVTGTNGKTSITTFINEILRNCNKKVGLIGTIKIFDGDNEVPSNSTTPESVDLQKIFKRMVDNGCDCCAMEVSSHSLELSRVDDTNFKIGIFTNLTPDHLDFHKTLENYRKAKEKLFHKTTQANIINVDDEGGRKIYEAIKGLDTPCYTYGIEHDADFTAKNIKSDASGVAYTLVTPNHTEDIFIPVPGKFTVYNTLAVIAACEMLGIDKEDYLNSLRNTGGVAGRFETVPNDKGISVIVDYAHTPDALENVLNTAREFVEGDLIAVFGCGGDRDSEKRPLMGGIGQRLSDRCIITNDNPRTEDPELIIKDILAGLDESNENYKVVMDRKEAIKEAIESAKKGDVILIAGKGHENYQILGTVKHHFDDKEVAREVLDSLK, encoded by the coding sequence ATGAAACTTAATCATATATTAGAAGGAATAGAGGTTCTTTCAGTTGTTGGGAATGAAGATGTAGAAGTTTTAAATGTTGAGTACGATTCAAGAAAGGTTGAGGAAGGTACTTTATTTATTTGTATAAAAGGATTTGTTTCAGACGGGCATAGATATATAGACTCAGCTTATGAAAAGGGAGCTAGGGTATTTTTAATTCAGGACGATGTAGATTTTAAGGAAGATTGTACTTATGTAAAGGTTGAAGATACTAGAAAGACTATGGCAAAGGTTGCAGCTAATTTCTGTGAGCATCCAGCAGATAAGTTTGATGTTATAGGTGTTACTGGAACAAATGGAAAGACTAGTATTACTACATTTATAAATGAGATACTTAGAAACTGTAATAAGAAAGTTGGTCTTATAGGTACTATAAAGATATTTGACGGAGATAATGAGGTTCCATCAAATTCAACTACTCCTGAGAGTGTTGATTTACAGAAGATATTCAAGAGAATGGTGGATAATGGATGTGATTGTTGTGCAATGGAGGTTTCATCTCATTCGTTAGAGCTTAGTAGAGTAGATGATACAAACTTCAAGATAGGTATATTCACAAACTTAACTCCAGACCATTTAGATTTCCACAAGACTTTAGAAAACTACAGAAAAGCTAAGGAAAAATTATTCCATAAGACTACTCAGGCAAATATAATCAATGTAGATGATGAGGGTGGAAGAAAGATATATGAAGCAATAAAAGGTTTAGATACTCCTTGTTACACATACGGAATAGAGCATGATGCAGATTTCACTGCTAAAAATATTAAATCTGATGCTTCTGGGGTTGCATATACATTAGTTACTCCAAATCATACAGAAGATATATTTATACCAGTTCCAGGAAAATTCACAGTTTATAATACATTAGCTGTAATTGCAGCATGTGAAATGTTAGGAATAGATAAAGAAGATTACCTAAATTCTCTAAGAAATACAGGTGGGGTTGCAGGTAGATTTGAAACTGTACCAAATGACAAGGGAATAAGTGTAATAGTAGACTACGCACATACTCCAGATGCACTTGAAAATGTGTTAAATACTGCTAGAGAATTTGTTGAAGGTGATTTAATAGCTGTGTTTGGATGCGGTGGAGATAGAGATTCTGAAAAAAGACCTCTTATGGGAGGAATAGGACAGAGATTATCTGATAGATGTATAATAACTAACGACAACCCAAGAACAGAAGATCCTGAGCTTATAATAAAAGACATACTAGCTGGATTAGATGAAAGCAATGAAAACTATAAAGTAGTAATGGATAGAAAAGAAGCTATAAAAGAAGCTATAGAATCTGCTAAAAAAGGCGATGTTATCTTAATAGCTGGAAAAGGTCATGAAAACTATCAGATACTAGGAACAGTAAAACACCACTTTGACGATAAAGAAGTTGCTAGAGAAGTATTAGACTCATTAAAATAG
- a CDS encoding metallophosphoesterase produces the protein MKKFESEMFMKIKKLKVIIASILLVALLLVWGTNDIVTSEYFISSEKIPADFDGYRIVQISDLHNKEFGKNQKRLIKKIKAANPDLIVITGDIVDRRKWGTKYMEKFLAESKGIAPMYYVSGNHEVWSFKYDKVKKILEKYGVNILDDDVKTIKHKNSEIKIAGIIDTGFEDREEYVPEILKTLKNKIKSNEYSILLSHRPEHIDDYADAGYDLVFSGHAHGGQIRIPFIGGIYAPHQGIMPKYTKGVINKRKTKMVVSRGLGNSVIPIRVLNRPEITVTVLKSNQ, from the coding sequence ATGAAAAAATTTGAAAGCGAGATGTTTATGAAAATAAAGAAATTAAAAGTAATAATAGCATCTATTCTGCTTGTAGCACTTTTATTGGTGTGGGGAACAAATGATATAGTTACATCTGAATACTTTATCAGTAGTGAAAAAATACCGGCTGATTTTGATGGATATAGAATAGTGCAAATATCAGATCTTCATAATAAAGAATTTGGAAAAAATCAAAAGAGATTAATTAAAAAAATTAAAGCTGCAAATCCAGATTTAATTGTAATCACAGGAGATATTGTGGACAGAAGAAAGTGGGGCACTAAGTATATGGAGAAGTTTTTAGCTGAATCAAAGGGAATAGCTCCAATGTACTATGTTTCAGGAAACCACGAGGTATGGTCGTTTAAATACGATAAAGTTAAAAAGATTTTAGAAAAATATGGTGTAAATATTTTGGATGATGATGTAAAAACTATAAAACACAAAAATTCAGAGATTAAAATAGCTGGAATAATAGATACTGGTTTTGAAGATAGAGAAGAATATGTGCCAGAAATATTAAAAACCTTAAAAAATAAAATAAAATCTAATGAGTACAGTATATTATTATCTCACAGACCAGAACATATAGACGATTATGCTGATGCTGGATATGATTTAGTATTCTCTGGTCATGCACATGGTGGACAGATAAGAATTCCTTTTATTGGAGGGATTTATGCACCACATCAGGGAATTATGCCGAAGTATACAAAGGGGGTAATCAATAAGAGAAAAACAAAAATGGTAGTCAGCAGAGGGCTTGGAAACAGCGTGATACCAATAAGGGTATTAAACAGACCTGAGATAACGGTCACAGTTTTAAAAAGTAATCAATAA
- the galE gene encoding UDP-glucose 4-epimerase GalE, translating to MAVLVTGGAGYIGSHTSIELLEEGYEVIIADNFCNSNPTVIEKIKELSGKEKEIVCYEVDVRDFDKMDEIFKNHKIDSIIHFAGLKAVGESVEKPIEYYNNNLISTLTLFDLMKKYDVKNFVFSSSATVYGDPHKCPILEDFPLSVTNPYGRTKLMIEEMLKDIAKVDDSMNIAILRYFNPVGAHKSGKIGEDPNGIPNNLVPYITKVAIGQLEKVNVFGNDYPTPDGTGVRDYIHVVDLAKGHVKAIDKLKENPGLVVYNLGTGTGYSVLEMINMFSEISGIDIPYEIVGRRAGDIAECYADPTKAEKELGWKAECGLREMCEDSWRWQKNNPNGYKK from the coding sequence ATGGCAGTATTAGTAACGGGTGGCGCTGGTTATATAGGTAGTCACACATCAATAGAATTACTTGAAGAGGGGTACGAAGTAATAATAGCTGATAATTTCTGCAATAGTAACCCTACAGTAATAGAAAAAATAAAAGAATTATCAGGAAAAGAAAAAGAAATAGTTTGTTATGAGGTAGACGTTAGAGATTTCGATAAAATGGATGAAATATTTAAAAATCATAAAATAGATTCAATAATTCATTTTGCAGGTCTAAAAGCTGTTGGAGAATCTGTAGAAAAACCTATAGAATACTACAACAACAACCTAATATCAACACTAACATTATTTGATTTAATGAAAAAATACGATGTAAAAAACTTTGTATTTAGTTCTTCAGCGACTGTATATGGAGATCCTCATAAGTGCCCAATACTTGAAGATTTCCCTCTATCAGTAACTAATCCTTATGGAAGAACAAAACTTATGATAGAAGAAATGTTAAAGGACATAGCAAAGGTAGACGATAGCATGAATATAGCTATACTTAGATACTTCAACCCAGTTGGTGCTCATAAGAGTGGAAAAATAGGGGAAGACCCAAATGGTATACCTAACAATTTAGTTCCTTACATAACAAAAGTTGCAATAGGACAGCTTGAAAAAGTAAATGTATTTGGTAATGACTATCCAACTCCAGATGGAACAGGAGTTAGAGATTATATACATGTTGTAGACCTAGCAAAAGGTCATGTAAAAGCAATAGACAAGCTAAAAGAAAACCCAGGACTTGTAGTGTACAACCTAGGTACAGGAACAGGTTATAGTGTATTAGAAATGATAAATATGTTCTCTGAAATAAGTGGAATAGACATACCTTATGAAATCGTAGGTAGAAGAGCAGGGGATATAGCAGAGTGTTATGCTGATCCTACTAAAGCTGAAAAAGAATTAGGATGGAAAGCTGAGTGTGGATTAAGAGAAATGTGTGAAGATTCTTGGAGATGGCAAAAAAATAATCCAAATGGATATAAAAAATAA